The Pseudomonadota bacterium genome has a segment encoding these proteins:
- a CDS encoding LEA type 2 family protein, producing the protein MQYPIRWAACLIALFALILGGCTGMLNRLVEEPEIRLQEIRILEVGLVSQRYRLVLEIYNPNSVAMPVERISYQVDLAGQSFANGETTEPFTVPARGRALFHTDVRTNLLEFAGQMANLLSNFNGELDYHIQGEVEVDLPFTDTVPFERKGTVQLYRGGD; encoded by the coding sequence ATGCAATACCCCATCCGATGGGCGGCATGTCTCATTGCCTTGTTCGCATTGATCCTCGGCGGCTGCACGGGCATGCTGAACCGCCTGGTGGAAGAACCGGAAATTCGGCTTCAGGAAATACGAATCCTCGAGGTCGGCCTGGTTTCGCAGCGTTATCGTCTGGTATTGGAAATCTACAATCCCAACAGTGTGGCGATGCCGGTGGAGCGGATCAGCTACCAAGTGGATCTGGCCGGTCAGTCCTTCGCCAACGGTGAAACAACCGAGCCTTTCACCGTACCGGCACGCGGCCGCGCCTTGTTTCACACCGATGTACGAACGAATCTGCTCGAGTTTGCTGGCCAAATGGCCAATCTGCTCTCGAATTTCAACGGCGAGTTGGACTATCACATCCAAGGGGAAGTGGAAGTCGATTTGCCTTTTACCGATACAGTCCCGTTTGAGCGCAAGGGCACGGTCCAGTTGTATCGCGGCGGAGACTGA
- a CDS encoding energy transducer TonB yields the protein MTVRLNHAHGRLAGFLALSLILHASVLVWREVPLPWPEWAPRGPTSVHLEFVAAPRGEAAGQEAVRPPLPAPSRPNSDQKELTRSAEDPVERVSRPAIPSSRPKPSPAVAPALPADPVRRIAEQAAVIPADRLSSSAADPSPLSVESENDAWSAKAVARGEPAGGDTPEMLMARVGESLAKYFYYPTLARRQGWEGAVRVRFDLEADGAISNVSVAQSSGYAILDRSAVKAMRRVPRLTDVSLPGRLAGLELPVHYELKEG from the coding sequence GTGACGGTTCGGCTGAATCATGCCCACGGGCGCTTGGCTGGTTTTCTGGCGCTATCGCTGATCCTGCACGCCAGTGTGCTGGTATGGCGAGAGGTGCCGTTGCCTTGGCCCGAATGGGCACCTCGCGGGCCGACCTCCGTTCATTTGGAGTTCGTTGCCGCGCCGCGGGGTGAGGCGGCCGGGCAAGAAGCGGTCCGGCCCCCCTTACCGGCACCCAGTCGTCCGAACAGCGATCAAAAAGAACTTACCCGCTCCGCTGAAGACCCAGTGGAGCGGGTATCCCGGCCGGCGATTCCATCGTCGAGGCCGAAGCCGAGTCCGGCCGTTGCCCCTGCCTTGCCGGCTGACCCTGTCCGGCGAATCGCCGAGCAGGCCGCGGTCATCCCAGCGGATAGACTATCCTCTTCCGCGGCGGATCCATCCCCATTGAGCGTTGAGTCCGAAAACGACGCGTGGTCAGCAAAGGCCGTTGCAAGGGGGGAACCGGCGGGTGGAGATACACCCGAGATGTTGATGGCGCGTGTCGGTGAGAGTCTGGCGAAGTATTTTTATTATCCGACCTTGGCCCGGCGTCAAGGTTGGGAAGGCGCCGTCAGGGTGCGGTTCGATCTGGAGGCGGATGGCGCCATCTCGAACGTCTCCGTTGCACAAAGTTCTGGCTATGCCATTTTGGATCGCAGTGCCGTGAAGGCCATGCGGCGGGTGCCCCGACTGACCGACGTGTCGCTCCCCGGCCGGCTTGCCGGTCTGGAGCTGCCAGTACATTATGAGCTGAAGGAGGGTTGA
- a CDS encoding inositol monophosphatase family protein translates to MSKSAFLETAIAAAKAGESIIRKYYSGDFEVQLKADQTPVTVADVETEKAIKEMILTRFPDHGFYGEETGTTRADADYVWLIDPIDGTKSFVRRYPFFSTQIALMHQGELVLGVSNAPLFGEMAYAEKGTGAYLNDRPIQVSDVDALAQATLSMGNIKTLATSDQWPRLGQLVAAMNRTRGYGDFYHYHLLAAGSIDIVVESDVNILDIAALTVIIREAGGDITDLQGKDIGLKTTSVLATNTVIRPKVEAVLSR, encoded by the coding sequence ATGTCAAAAAGCGCGTTTCTGGAAACGGCCATCGCAGCAGCGAAAGCCGGCGAATCGATCATTCGAAAATACTATTCGGGTGATTTCGAGGTTCAACTGAAGGCGGACCAGACGCCGGTCACCGTGGCGGATGTCGAGACCGAAAAAGCCATCAAAGAAATGATCCTCACCCGCTTTCCGGACCACGGATTCTATGGCGAGGAAACCGGTACAACGCGGGCGGATGCCGACTACGTCTGGCTAATCGACCCCATTGACGGGACCAAAAGCTTTGTCCGCCGGTATCCGTTCTTTTCGACCCAAATCGCATTGATGCACCAGGGCGAGTTGGTGCTGGGCGTATCGAATGCGCCGTTGTTCGGCGAGATGGCCTACGCAGAGAAAGGCACCGGCGCCTATCTGAACGATCGGCCCATCCAGGTGAGCGATGTCGACGCCTTGGCGCAAGCGACTTTATCCATGGGCAACATCAAGACACTGGCGACATCAGACCAATGGCCAAGGCTGGGTCAGCTGGTCGCCGCCATGAATCGCACCCGCGGCTACGGCGATTTTTATCACTACCACCTGCTGGCGGCTGGCTCCATCGATATTGTTGTGGAATCGGACGTCAATATTCTCGACATCGCGGCGTTGACCGTAATCATCCGCGAAGCGGGCGGCGATATCACCGATTTGCAGGGGAAAGACATCGGACTGAAAACCACGAGCGTGCTCGCCACTAACACAGTCATTCGCCCGAAAGTGGAGGCCGTGCTCTCACGTTAG
- a CDS encoding ABC transporter ATP-binding protein, translating to MSRSLMVELGDVRHSYLEGAGRRTVLNGLDLQVPTGEMLALVGRSGSGKSTLLNLISGIDRPDQGRIEVANQRLEAMDERGRTLLRRRRIGFVFQFFNLLPTLTVAENLRLPLQLNQRNDEAASKRIELLLHEVDLGGYGHRFPDTLSGGEQQRVAVARALIHQPDLILADEPTGNLDVDTGNHVFSVLERLVRGAGKTLIMVTHSTELASRADRVLHLRKGRLHGEASA from the coding sequence ATGAGCCGCTCGCTTATGGTCGAACTCGGCGATGTGCGCCACAGCTACCTGGAAGGCGCCGGTCGCCGTACCGTGCTCAACGGCCTGGATCTGCAGGTGCCCACAGGTGAAATGCTCGCCCTGGTGGGCCGCAGCGGCTCGGGCAAATCCACTTTGCTAAACCTCATCAGCGGTATCGATCGCCCGGATCAGGGCCGTATCGAAGTGGCCAACCAGCGATTGGAGGCAATGGACGAACGGGGGCGCACGTTGTTGCGGCGCCGGCGCATCGGCTTTGTGTTTCAATTCTTCAATCTCCTGCCCACATTGACGGTGGCTGAAAATCTCCGGCTGCCGCTGCAGCTGAATCAGCGGAACGATGAAGCCGCGAGCAAGCGCATCGAGTTGTTGCTGCACGAAGTCGACCTCGGCGGGTACGGCCATCGCTTTCCCGATACCCTATCGGGCGGCGAACAGCAGCGTGTGGCGGTGGCCCGGGCCCTGATTCATCAGCCCGATCTGATTCTTGCCGACGAGCCCACGGGAAATCTGGATGTCGACACCGGCAACCACGTGTTTTCGGTGTTGGAGCGCTTGGTGCGGGGTGCCGGCAAGACCTTGATCATGGTGACGCACAGCACCGAGCTCGCGAGTCGGGCCGATCGCGTCTTACACCTCCGCAAAGGCCGGTTGCACGGCGAGGCCTCGGCTTGA
- a CDS encoding iron ABC transporter permease: MPRHVPVLLILVLIACASLLGALACGGRMLTPGSLFVALLGGGEPLVQTLVWDLRWPRAMAAFVSGGLLAIAGALMQILLRNPLADPYVLGVSGGASVGALLAIVLGAAAGTVSLAAFVGAMLSIGLVLGVAHGTGSWTPNRLLLAGVVLASGWGAVISFLLSVATVEGLPGMVHWLMGDLAGVYRAPWLQGVFLVGLAVLAWPAGRSLNILALGEQQAETLGVTVAFWHMVIFIVGALATAVAVSIVGNVGFVGLVVPHILRLSIGNDQRLLLPGAALLGGSLLVVADALARTVLAPQQLPVGVITAFLGVPLFLWLLRRSR, encoded by the coding sequence ATGCCACGCCACGTACCGGTTTTATTGATCCTCGTTCTCATCGCCTGCGCGAGTCTTCTCGGCGCCCTCGCCTGCGGCGGCCGGATGCTGACGCCGGGGTCGCTGTTCGTGGCTTTACTGGGCGGGGGGGAACCTTTGGTTCAAACCTTGGTTTGGGATTTGCGATGGCCCCGCGCCATGGCGGCGTTCGTCAGCGGTGGTTTATTGGCCATCGCCGGTGCGCTCATGCAGATTCTGTTGCGCAATCCGCTGGCCGACCCCTACGTGTTGGGCGTATCTGGCGGGGCGTCGGTGGGGGCGTTGCTGGCCATCGTTCTCGGTGCCGCCGCCGGCACGGTCTCGCTGGCCGCGTTCGTCGGGGCCATGCTCTCTATCGGGCTGGTTCTCGGCGTGGCCCACGGGACCGGCAGTTGGACACCCAATCGCTTGCTGCTCGCGGGTGTGGTGTTGGCCTCCGGGTGGGGCGCGGTCATCAGCTTCTTATTGTCCGTCGCAACGGTGGAAGGGTTGCCCGGGATGGTGCATTGGCTGATGGGTGATCTGGCCGGAGTTTATCGGGCGCCGTGGCTTCAAGGCGTGTTCTTGGTGGGCCTCGCTGTGCTGGCGTGGCCGGCGGGACGCTCGCTGAACATCTTGGCGTTGGGAGAGCAGCAGGCGGAAACCTTGGGCGTGACCGTGGCGTTTTGGCACATGGTGATCTTCATCGTCGGTGCCCTGGCCACGGCGGTGGCGGTTTCGATTGTCGGCAACGTCGGTTTTGTCGGCCTTGTGGTACCACACATCTTGCGTTTGTCCATCGGCAATGATCAGCGTTTGTTACTTCCCGGCGCTGCTTTGCTGGGTGGCAGTCTTTTGGTGGTGGCCGACGCCTTGGCCCGGACGGTATTGGCGCCCCAGCAGCTCCCGGTTGGAGTCATTACTGCCTTTCTGGGCGTACCCCTTTTCCTTTGGTTGTTGAGGCGGAGTCGATGA
- a CDS encoding non-heme iron oxygenase ferredoxin subunit: protein MSNWTDVAPAGEFPVGTHQVVDVEGVSIAVFNVEGTYYAIENICTHDGGTLTGGPVKGCEVTCPRHGARFDVRTGAVLSPPAYEPVDTFPVRLEHNVVQVRDDRWD from the coding sequence TTGAGCAACTGGACGGATGTGGCGCCGGCCGGGGAATTTCCCGTTGGCACTCACCAGGTGGTGGATGTGGAGGGTGTCTCCATCGCGGTGTTCAACGTGGAAGGCACCTACTATGCGATTGAGAACATCTGCACCCACGATGGCGGCACCTTGACCGGCGGTCCCGTGAAGGGTTGCGAAGTGACCTGTCCGCGCCACGGTGCCCGGTTCGATGTGAGAACCGGCGCGGTGCTCTCCCCGCCCGCCTATGAGCCGGTCGATACCTTTCCCGTTCGCCTGGAGCATAACGTGGTCCAGGTTCGGGATGATCGCTGGGATTGA
- a CDS encoding ABC transporter ATP-binding protein — translation MSAHRLSAHGLVIDLPGRAAGQPLDVTVMAGQVWGVLGPNGAGKTTLLHTLAGLRGARAGQVRLLDQPLAGLSARERARERAMVLQDYPDHFPATVLETVLVGRHPWIRFWQAESVADHRLARAALERVGLTGFEDREVTTLSGGERRRVAIAAAWAQAPQVYLLDEPTNHLDLGHQIAILTEVRREVEADDKAAVISLHDLNLCARFCDHAILMFKDGALMTGPVGDVLSVKSLSDLFDYPLRQLQTLESRFFVPD, via the coding sequence ATGAGCGCCCATCGGCTCAGCGCCCATGGACTGGTCATCGATCTTCCGGGGCGTGCTGCGGGGCAGCCATTGGATGTCACCGTCATGGCTGGCCAGGTTTGGGGTGTGTTGGGACCCAATGGCGCGGGTAAAACCACATTGCTGCACACGCTGGCGGGTTTACGGGGGGCACGCGCCGGTCAGGTCCGGTTATTGGATCAGCCGCTCGCTGGCTTGAGCGCTCGCGAGCGGGCTCGCGAGCGGGCGATGGTGTTACAGGACTACCCGGATCATTTTCCCGCCACGGTTCTCGAGACCGTCCTGGTGGGTCGGCATCCCTGGATTCGTTTCTGGCAAGCGGAATCGGTGGCCGACCATCGGTTGGCCCGGGCGGCGCTGGAGCGGGTCGGATTAACCGGTTTTGAGGATCGCGAGGTGACCACGCTCAGCGGCGGGGAGCGTCGACGTGTGGCCATCGCCGCCGCATGGGCCCAGGCGCCTCAAGTTTACCTGTTGGATGAGCCCACCAATCATCTGGACCTGGGTCACCAGATCGCGATTCTGACCGAGGTGCGTCGGGAGGTTGAGGCCGACGACAAAGCCGCGGTGATCAGCTTGCACGATTTGAATTTATGCGCACGGTTTTGCGACCACGCGATTCTGATGTTTAAGGACGGCGCGCTGATGACGGGGCCGGTGGGCGACGTGCTCTCGGTGAAGAGCTTGAGCGATTTGTTCGACTATCCCCTGCGTCAGTTGCAAACACTCGAAAGCCGCTTTTTTGTTCCCGATTAA
- a CDS encoding cob(I)yrinic acid a,c-diamide adenosyltransferase yields MGHRLSKIYTRTGDAGTTGLGDGSRVSKDSLRVEAFGTVDELNSTIGVVVAHGIEGDLRHRLEAVQHDLFDIGGELCIPGRTSIRDAKVSQLETWLDEMNADLKPLKEFILPGGSPAAAACHLARTVARRAERTVLSLSREESVNPVTLKYINRLSDLLFVAARALNRQAGVADVLWQPEQAGEPTSD; encoded by the coding sequence ATGGGTCACCGCTTGTCGAAAATCTACACTCGCACCGGCGACGCCGGAACCACCGGTTTGGGGGATGGTAGCCGGGTATCCAAAGACAGCTTGCGTGTGGAAGCGTTCGGAACCGTGGATGAGTTGAACAGCACGATTGGCGTGGTGGTGGCTCACGGAATCGAGGGTGATCTGCGCCACCGCCTGGAAGCGGTTCAGCACGATTTGTTCGATATCGGTGGCGAGCTGTGTATCCCAGGCCGCACCAGTATTCGCGATGCCAAAGTATCCCAGTTGGAGACTTGGTTGGATGAGATGAATGCGGATCTCAAACCACTGAAAGAATTTATTCTGCCAGGTGGTTCACCGGCCGCCGCCGCTTGCCATCTGGCCCGGACGGTGGCCCGTCGGGCCGAGCGGACGGTGTTGAGTCTGTCCCGGGAGGAATCCGTTAATCCGGTCACGCTCAAATATATCAATCGTTTATCGGATTTGCTGTTCGTGGCCGCTCGCGCCCTCAATCGGCAGGCCGGGGTGGCGGACGTTTTGTGGCAGCCAGAGCAAGCCGGCGAGCCGACGTCGGACTAA
- a CDS encoding TonB-dependent receptor, protein MNKSASRSLFLTLLALGGTSATAWADDAIVVTATRTARSVDDTLAPVTVITREDIERLQPATLPDLLVGQPGVDLVANGGFGKNTSVFLRGTNSNQTLVLIDGVRVGSATTGAAALQYIPPEQIDRIEIVRGPRAGLYGADAIGGVIHIFTRRGQGDPRFNFTGSVGSDTTRAGSVGLSGSSGGTRYAVQAAYFGTEGYNVQLDGATTPFGFTPDEPDDDGYRNGSVGGSLSHRFNSGLELGVNALRAAGQTEYDGVPNETDFVQQVLGAYAAMPVLAGWFSRLSVNESRDDSDNLFNDEVQTLFDSQRRQMTWQNDVSIGEAQLLTLGVDYVSDEVVSTTEFAETERDNVGYFIQDQIRLGRHDIVGSLRYDDNDAYGENTTGGLTWGVDLSDAARVTASYGRAFRAPTFNELFFPDVGFFAGNPDLAPEESENLELGIQMRTGPARVQASVFRNTIDDLIVFDSGAGTVGNIESARVVGLETGIELNAADWRLYGAVTVLDHENRDTGADLPRRANESARIELDRSWGALSMGGTVIAQGRRYDDAANTVELPGYGLVNFRAGLEIADGWSVQGRIDNVFDKQYSLADTYLQPGRAAYVSVNYRTP, encoded by the coding sequence TTGAACAAGAGCGCTAGCAGATCCCTTTTTCTCACTCTTTTGGCGTTGGGGGGAACCAGCGCCACTGCCTGGGCGGACGATGCGATTGTTGTCACCGCCACCCGAACCGCCCGCAGCGTGGATGACACCCTGGCGCCGGTCACCGTAATCACCCGTGAAGACATCGAGCGTTTACAGCCGGCCACGCTGCCGGATTTGCTGGTCGGTCAGCCGGGCGTCGATCTGGTCGCCAACGGCGGTTTCGGTAAGAACACCAGCGTGTTTCTACGAGGCACCAATTCCAATCAGACTTTGGTATTGATCGACGGCGTTCGTGTGGGATCCGCCACCACCGGTGCCGCGGCGCTGCAGTACATCCCACCGGAGCAAATTGACCGGATCGAGATCGTGCGCGGGCCTCGCGCGGGGCTCTACGGGGCCGATGCCATCGGTGGTGTGATTCACATTTTTACGCGACGCGGTCAGGGCGATCCGCGTTTCAACTTCACCGGCAGCGTCGGGTCCGATACCACCCGGGCGGGAAGTGTCGGCCTATCGGGTTCATCGGGAGGAACGCGGTACGCCGTGCAGGCCGCCTATTTCGGCACCGAGGGCTACAATGTGCAGCTTGACGGTGCGACGACGCCTTTCGGCTTCACGCCGGATGAGCCGGACGATGACGGTTACCGCAACGGTTCCGTCGGCGGTTCGCTGTCGCATCGCTTCAACAGTGGTTTGGAGTTGGGTGTGAATGCCCTGAGGGCCGCCGGTCAGACGGAGTATGACGGCGTTCCCAACGAAACCGACTTCGTTCAACAGGTCCTGGGCGCCTATGCCGCGATGCCGGTGCTGGCCGGCTGGTTCAGCCGACTGTCCGTGAACGAAAGCCGGGATGACTCGGACAACCTGTTCAACGACGAAGTGCAAACCTTATTCGACAGCCAGCGCCGGCAAATGACTTGGCAGAATGATGTCAGCATCGGCGAGGCCCAGTTGTTGACCCTCGGCGTGGACTACGTGTCCGACGAGGTGGTCAGCACCACCGAGTTCGCGGAAACCGAGCGCGACAATGTCGGCTATTTTATCCAGGATCAAATCCGTCTGGGCCGTCACGACATCGTCGGCAGCCTGCGTTATGACGACAACGACGCGTATGGGGAGAACACCACCGGGGGACTGACCTGGGGTGTGGATTTGTCCGACGCCGCTCGAGTCACGGCCAGCTATGGTCGTGCATTCCGGGCACCGACCTTCAATGAGTTGTTCTTTCCGGATGTGGGCTTTTTCGCCGGGAATCCCGACCTGGCGCCGGAGGAATCGGAGAATCTCGAGCTGGGTATTCAGATGCGCACCGGTCCTGCGCGGGTCCAGGCCAGCGTGTTTCGTAACACCATTGATGATCTGATCGTATTCGATTCCGGCGCGGGCACGGTGGGCAATATTGAATCGGCCCGCGTTGTTGGCCTGGAGACCGGCATCGAGCTCAATGCAGCCGACTGGCGGCTCTATGGCGCCGTGACCGTGCTCGATCACGAGAACCGCGACACCGGTGCCGACTTGCCGAGGCGGGCCAACGAGAGTGCCCGGATCGAGCTGGATCGAAGTTGGGGCGCCCTCAGTATGGGTGGCACGGTGATCGCCCAGGGCCGTCGTTATGATGATGCCGCCAACACCGTGGAATTGCCGGGCTATGGTCTGGTGAACTTCCGCGCCGGATTGGAAATCGCCGATGGTTGGAGCGTGCAAGGCCGAATCGACAATGTATTCGACAAACAATACAGTCTGGCCGACACCTACCTGCAACCGGGGCGCGCTGCCTATGTCAGCGTGAACTACCGCACGCCGTAG
- a CDS encoding LEA type 2 family protein, whose product MERQPIEGEIVEPKPSVRDRLRGWLIKQVRRFVKTPEITITGLQAKEVSLFEQRFCLTIRIHNPNRIALPVKVFRYRVELMGRRFAKGENVEAFKIPARDAVEFDVNAKLSMARLAGSLATFLLQGEPELNYRIRGDIDVGLPLIRNIPFSYGGRVDFRR is encoded by the coding sequence ATGGAGCGACAACCCATCGAAGGCGAGATTGTCGAGCCCAAGCCAAGTGTGCGGGATCGTCTGCGTGGCTGGCTGATCAAGCAAGTGCGGCGTTTCGTAAAGACCCCGGAGATTACCATCACCGGTTTGCAGGCCAAGGAAGTGAGCCTGTTCGAGCAACGTTTTTGTCTCACCATACGCATCCATAATCCCAACCGAATTGCCTTGCCCGTCAAAGTGTTTCGTTATCGTGTGGAGTTGATGGGGCGGCGATTCGCCAAGGGCGAGAACGTCGAGGCGTTCAAGATCCCCGCGCGCGATGCGGTGGAGTTCGACGTGAACGCCAAGCTGTCGATGGCGCGTTTGGCGGGTTCTCTAGCGACATTTCTGCTGCAGGGCGAGCCGGAGTTGAATTACCGCATTCGGGGCGACATCGACGTGGGGTTGCCCCTGATTCGCAACATACCCTTCAGTTACGGTGGTCGCGTGGACTTCAGGCGTTAG
- a CDS encoding FtsX-like permease family protein: MIPTYWLAGIRHLLRHRWLTALSVLGIALGVAVVIAVDMASSSARHALNLSMRGVVGQATHHIVGGPGGIDQTIYSDLRLAGWSYPSAPVIEATVTPADRPGLSFRLLGVDGVAEAPFRGFGSAGGAGQFSLRGTTRWMTLAGQILLSAPGAAELGLSKGDTVDLLLPMGRDTVTVAGVFEAPADEQMVSGLMLMDIAGAQELLRMDRRITRIDLQVPKGEAGEQALAELAARLSPGLRIETAGTRTRAMEGMTRAFDFNLAAMSLLALVVGLYLIYNTMSFAIVQRRPLLGTLRTLGVTREQIFIGVTVEAVLLGIVGTALGLLLGTALARFLLALVARTINDMYYALQITQLYLDPVSVAKGAALGLVGSVLAAIVPAVEAARTPPRMVLNRSVLEGRVHRLAPALARAGVVLLVLMAPLLLWPSQSLLPAYGALVALVLAASLFMPSITLWLMTGVDRLLPVNGSLEARLAARGVSGSLSRTGLAIAALTIALSTNVGVGTMIASFRDSVSTWLERTLSAEIYVSPGVASPRGAVVIESVADRLRDIPGVRQVVAIRASEIETRSGPIRVTGFDVVPEVRDALLLQAGRPKTAFPAITDPERAVPAALASEPLAFHNRLSVGDRITLASEHGWIEVEIVGVYQDYGSDRGNLLVGSETFIRLWPSRKGFNGIGLYLVEGADQQAVVSAAQQLASPANPLSVMQTRGILEYSLEVFERTFAVTGVLQLLTLVVSIVGVTSALMALQLERAKETAVIRALGMTPGQVGRMVTGQTALMGAVAGLTAVPVGLVLAAVLTGAINQRAFGWSIDFVWSFSVLSQTLFTAIIAAVVAGLYPAWRMATTPAALALRED, translated from the coding sequence TTGATTCCCACTTACTGGCTGGCCGGCATCCGGCATTTGCTGCGGCATCGCTGGTTAACCGCGCTTTCGGTGTTGGGCATCGCCCTGGGCGTGGCGGTGGTCATTGCCGTCGACATGGCCAGCAGCAGCGCACGTCACGCGCTAAACCTCTCCATGCGGGGGGTCGTCGGCCAAGCCACCCACCACATCGTTGGCGGTCCTGGCGGGATAGACCAAACCATCTATTCCGATCTTCGCCTTGCTGGCTGGTCTTACCCCTCCGCCCCGGTGATCGAGGCCACCGTTACACCGGCTGATCGGCCGGGGCTGAGTTTCCGTTTGCTGGGCGTGGACGGTGTGGCCGAGGCGCCATTTCGCGGTTTCGGAAGCGCGGGGGGCGCCGGCCAGTTTTCGCTCCGTGGCACGACGCGCTGGATGACCCTGGCCGGTCAGATTCTGCTGTCTGCCCCCGGCGCGGCCGAATTGGGCCTTTCCAAGGGCGATACCGTCGATCTGCTGTTGCCCATGGGCCGCGACACAGTGACCGTGGCTGGTGTGTTCGAGGCCCCGGCCGATGAGCAAATGGTCTCGGGTTTGATGCTGATGGACATCGCCGGAGCGCAGGAGCTGCTCCGCATGGACCGGCGCATCACCCGGATCGACCTACAGGTGCCCAAAGGCGAGGCGGGCGAGCAGGCCCTGGCAGAGTTGGCGGCGCGTTTATCGCCGGGGCTGCGGATCGAGACGGCCGGCACCCGCACCCGCGCCATGGAGGGCATGACCCGCGCTTTTGACTTCAATCTGGCGGCGATGAGTTTGCTGGCCTTGGTGGTGGGTTTGTATCTGATCTACAACACCATGAGTTTCGCCATCGTCCAGCGGCGGCCACTGCTCGGCACGCTGCGCACCTTGGGGGTGACCCGAGAGCAAATTTTTATCGGTGTCACCGTCGAGGCAGTGCTGTTGGGGATCGTCGGGACCGCGCTGGGGTTGTTGTTGGGTACGGCGCTGGCTCGGTTTCTCCTCGCCTTGGTCGCCCGGACCATCAACGATATGTACTACGCGCTGCAGATCACGCAGCTGTATCTCGACCCGGTGAGTGTGGCCAAAGGCGCGGCGCTGGGTTTGGTGGGCAGCGTGCTGGCGGCGATCGTCCCGGCCGTGGAAGCCGCGCGAACGCCGCCGCGGATGGTCTTGAACCGCTCGGTGCTGGAGGGGCGGGTACATCGGTTAGCGCCGGCCTTGGCGCGGGCCGGCGTGGTGCTGTTGGTGCTCATGGCGCCACTGTTGCTGTGGCCGAGCCAATCGCTTCTTCCGGCCTATGGGGCTTTGGTGGCACTGGTATTGGCAGCCAGCTTATTCATGCCATCCATCACCTTGTGGTTGATGACCGGGGTGGATCGTCTGTTGCCTGTCAATGGCTCCTTGGAGGCCCGGCTTGCCGCGCGCGGCGTGTCCGGCTCGCTGAGCCGAACCGGTCTGGCCATCGCCGCGCTCACCATTGCCTTGTCGACCAATGTCGGCGTGGGAACCATGATCGCCAGCTTCCGTGACAGCGTTTCAACCTGGCTCGAGCGCACCTTGAGCGCCGAGATATACGTCTCACCCGGCGTCGCCTCGCCGCGCGGCGCGGTCGTGATTGAATCGGTGGCCGACCGGCTGCGCGACATCCCGGGTGTCCGCCAGGTCGTGGCGATCCGCGCGTCGGAGATCGAGACGCGCTCCGGACCCATCCGCGTCACCGGCTTCGATGTGGTGCCTGAGGTTCGCGATGCATTGCTGTTGCAAGCCGGCCGGCCGAAGACGGCATTTCCTGCCATCACCGACCCGGAACGGGCCGTGCCCGCAGCACTGGCCAGCGAACCGTTGGCATTTCACAACCGGCTGTCGGTGGGCGACAGAATCACCTTGGCCTCGGAGCACGGTTGGATCGAGGTCGAAATTGTCGGCGTGTATCAGGACTACGGCTCCGATCGCGGCAATCTCTTGGTGGGCAGCGAGACCTTCATCCGCCTTTGGCCGTCGCGCAAGGGCTTCAACGGCATTGGGCTATATCTCGTGGAGGGCGCAGACCAGCAGGCCGTCGTCAGCGCGGCGCAACAGTTGGCCAGCCCGGCCAATCCCCTTTCGGTCATGCAAACCCGCGGTATTTTGGAATACTCGCTGGAGGTGTTCGAGCGCACCTTTGCCGTTACCGGCGTGTTGCAGTTGCTCACGCTGGTGGTGAGCATCGTGGGCGTGACCAGCGCGCTGATGGCGTTGCAGCTGGAGCGAGCCAAGGAAACGGCGGTGATTCGGGCACTCGGCATGACGCCGGGTCAAGTGGGGCGCATGGTAACGGGGCAGACGGCGCTGATGGGTGCAGTGGCCGGACTGACGGCAGTTCCGGTGGGGCTCGTTCTGGCGGCAGTGCTCACCGGCGCGATCAACCAGCGCGCCTTCGGCTGGAGCATCGATTTCGTCTGGTCGTTCAGCGTGCTCTCCCAAACCCTGTTTACGGCCATCATTGCCGCCGTGGTCGCGGGTTTGTATCCAGCCTGGCGCATGGCCACCACGCCCGCGGCCCTGGCACTGCGGGAGGACTGA